The following are encoded together in the Streptomyces flavofungini genome:
- a CDS encoding GNAT family N-acetyltransferase: MTSPAPLITRATAHDVAELRQLYFAVYGSDYRIKLGTCPKTMADTIADPAVTWLVARLPGSGQVIASALLRRDPAARIGRLEGVAVHPDHRVAGLAARMLDRLCAEALGPAGELDSVYAAARTATRGPQRMLLRTGFRPMGVLPNATLFRRREHIALMVRHRDGVLARRAAPPRLSAEVRPLAQAAERAAGIGVSPAVPTAMPAPPPAPPRERQVEFERIEAADFVRRRHQELQGARGNVFYPFHQPNTMLTPVGGGFEVYAALDPALLTCALVDITPDVLLTASLLEQIVESVEAAGARYVEALLPLRDQDALRAFHAQGFVPSALYPAMRRVGDSFEDYVVVSRAPHHLDFRTADIDPSLRPYIDHYCTAWTSTYLTTTDRKESA, translated from the coding sequence GTGACCTCCCCCGCCCCCCTCATCACGCGTGCCACCGCTCACGACGTCGCCGAGCTGCGGCAGCTCTACTTCGCCGTCTACGGCTCCGACTACCGCATCAAGCTCGGCACCTGCCCCAAGACCATGGCCGACACCATCGCCGATCCGGCCGTGACCTGGCTGGTCGCGCGCCTGCCCGGCAGCGGCCAGGTCATCGCCTCCGCGCTGCTGCGCCGCGACCCGGCCGCCCGCATCGGCCGCCTGGAAGGGGTCGCCGTCCATCCCGACCACCGCGTCGCCGGGCTCGCCGCCCGGATGCTCGACCGGCTCTGCGCCGAGGCGCTGGGCCCCGCGGGCGAGTTGGACTCGGTCTACGCCGCGGCCCGCACCGCCACCCGCGGCCCCCAGCGGATGCTCCTGCGCACCGGTTTCCGGCCGATGGGCGTCCTGCCGAACGCGACGCTCTTCCGCCGCCGGGAACACATCGCGCTCATGGTCCGCCACCGCGACGGCGTGCTGGCCAGACGCGCGGCCCCGCCCCGGCTGAGCGCCGAGGTGCGGCCCCTGGCGCAGGCCGCCGAACGCGCCGCCGGCATCGGCGTGAGCCCCGCCGTGCCCACCGCGATGCCCGCCCCGCCGCCCGCCCCGCCGCGGGAGCGGCAGGTGGAGTTCGAGCGGATCGAGGCGGCCGATTTCGTACGCCGCCGCCACCAGGAGCTCCAGGGTGCGCGGGGGAACGTCTTCTACCCCTTCCACCAGCCGAACACGATGCTCACGCCGGTCGGCGGGGGCTTCGAGGTCTATGCCGCGCTCGACCCGGCCCTGCTCACCTGCGCGCTGGTGGACATCACCCCGGACGTACTCCTGACGGCCTCGCTCCTGGAGCAGATCGTCGAGTCGGTCGAGGCGGCCGGCGCCCGCTATGTCGAGGCGCTGCTGCCGCTGCGCGACCAGGACGCCCTGCGGGCCTTCCACGCCCAGGGGTTCGTGCCCAGCGCCCTCTACCCGGCCATGCGCCGCGTCGGCGACAGCTTCGAGGACTACGTGGTCGTCTCCCGCGCCCCGCACCACCTCGACTTCCGCACGGCGGACATCGATCCGAGCCTGCGGCCCTACATCGACCACTACTGCACCGCCTGGACCTCCACCTACCTGACCACCACGGACCGCAAGGAATCAGCGTGA
- a CDS encoding FhaA domain-containing protein: MGVLKKFEQRLEGLVNGTFAKVFKSEVQPVEIAGALQRECDNNATIWNRERTVVPNDFIVELSAPDFERLSPYSGQLGDELSGMVREYAKQQRYSFMGPIKVHLEKAEDLDTGLYRVRSRTLASSTSQTPDPAPGGPAGPGGPGAPGGGPTSAGQGPRGGYGYPQGPSGAPPMPAAPPPGAGAGRGAAPAAARPQGPGSGSPGAQVRRWIEINGNRHQISRPTLVLGRSTDADVRIDDPGVSRRHCEIRTGTPSTIQDLGSTNGIVVDGQHTTRATLRDGSRIVVGSTTIIYRQAEG, translated from the coding sequence ATGGGAGTCCTGAAGAAGTTCGAGCAGCGACTCGAAGGTCTGGTCAACGGCACCTTCGCCAAGGTGTTCAAGTCCGAGGTCCAGCCCGTCGAGATCGCCGGCGCCCTGCAGCGCGAGTGCGACAACAACGCGACGATCTGGAACCGCGAGCGGACCGTCGTTCCGAACGACTTCATCGTGGAGCTCAGCGCACCCGACTTCGAGCGCCTGAGCCCGTACTCCGGACAGCTCGGCGACGAGCTCTCCGGCATGGTGCGCGAGTACGCGAAGCAGCAGCGGTACAGCTTCATGGGCCCCATCAAGGTCCACCTGGAGAAGGCGGAGGACCTGGACACGGGCCTCTACCGGGTGCGCAGCCGCACGCTCGCGTCCAGCACCTCCCAGACTCCCGACCCCGCTCCCGGCGGCCCCGCGGGCCCCGGCGGGCCCGGCGCCCCCGGCGGCGGCCCCACGAGCGCGGGCCAGGGCCCCCGCGGCGGCTACGGCTACCCACAGGGCCCCTCGGGCGCCCCTCCCATGCCCGCCGCGCCGCCTCCCGGCGCGGGTGCGGGCCGCGGCGCCGCTCCGGCGGCAGCGCGGCCGCAGGGGCCGGGCTCCGGCTCCCCGGGCGCGCAAGTGCGGCGCTGGATTGAGATCAACGGCAACCGCCATCAGATCTCCCGCCCGACGCTGGTGCTGGGTCGCAGCACCGACGCCGATGTGCGGATCGACGACCCCGGCGTCTCGCGCCGGCACTGTGAGATCCGGACCGGAACGCCCTCGACGATCCAGGATCTCGGGTCTACCAACGGCATCGTGGTAGACGGGCAGCACACCACCCGCGCTACGCTCCGCGACGGCTCGCGGATCGTCGTGGGCAGCACCACCATCATTTACCGGCAAGCCGAAGGGTGA
- a CDS encoding Stp1/IreP family PP2C-type Ser/Thr phosphatase: MSLSLRFAAGSHKGMIREGNEDSGYAGPRLLAIADGMGGQAAGEVASSEVISTLVTLDDDVPGSDILTSLGTAVQRANDQLRLMVEEDPQLEGMGTTLTALLWTGQRLGLVHVGDSRAYLLRDGVLTQITQDHTWVQRLVDEGRITEEEATTHPQRSLLMRALGSGDHVEPDLSIREVRAGDRYLICSDGLSGVVSHQTMEDTLASYQGPQETVQELIQLALRGGGPDNITVIVADVLDIDTGDTLAGQLSDTPVVVGAVAENQLQANDDGAMQTPAGRASGLGRQTPPPSGGGFGPPGSGDGTPGYAPEGGSFGAYGDEDLVKPGGGRKWLKRSLYIALALAVVGGGLYGGYRWTQTQYYVGTKDEHVALYRGIDQDLAWVSLSKVEKDHPEIELKYLPPYQRKQVESTIQEGNLDDAEKKIGELGLQASACKKDAERRAIERENREKEKREREKNDNAKPGEGEAGGQEGQPDPADTSKPDFRNASFRAADDPSTKDDQSKSTTAPTPTPGPSLSQQEKDLVPQCGKQ, encoded by the coding sequence ATGAGTCTGTCACTGCGCTTCGCCGCCGGATCGCACAAAGGCATGATCCGGGAGGGGAACGAGGACTCCGGTTACGCCGGTCCGCGTCTCCTCGCCATCGCCGACGGCATGGGGGGCCAGGCCGCGGGCGAGGTCGCCAGCTCCGAGGTGATCTCGACGCTCGTCACGCTCGACGACGACGTCCCCGGCTCGGACATCCTGACCTCGCTCGGCACGGCCGTGCAGCGGGCCAACGACCAGCTGCGCCTCATGGTCGAGGAGGACCCGCAGCTCGAGGGCATGGGCACGACGCTCACCGCCCTGCTGTGGACGGGGCAGCGACTCGGCCTCGTGCACGTCGGCGACTCGCGCGCGTATCTGCTGCGCGACGGCGTGCTCACGCAGATCACGCAGGACCACACCTGGGTGCAGCGGCTCGTCGACGAGGGCCGCATCACCGAGGAGGAGGCGACGACGCATCCGCAGCGCTCGCTCCTGATGCGCGCGCTCGGCAGCGGCGACCACGTGGAGCCGGATCTGTCGATCCGTGAAGTCCGCGCGGGCGACCGGTACTTGATCTGCTCCGACGGCCTGTCCGGCGTCGTGTCCCACCAGACGATGGAGGACACCCTCGCCAGCTACCAGGGCCCCCAGGAGACCGTGCAGGAGCTGATCCAGCTCGCGCTGCGCGGCGGCGGCCCCGACAACATCACGGTGATCGTCGCCGACGTCCTGGACATCGACACCGGCGACACCCTCGCGGGCCAGCTCTCCGACACCCCCGTGGTGGTCGGCGCGGTCGCCGAGAACCAGCTCCAGGCGAACGACGACGGCGCCATGCAGACGCCCGCGGGCCGCGCCTCGGGCCTCGGCCGCCAGACGCCGCCCCCCTCCGGAGGCGGCTTCGGCCCGCCCGGAAGCGGCGACGGCACTCCGGGGTACGCCCCCGAGGGCGGCTCCTTCGGAGCGTACGGCGACGAGGACCTGGTGAAGCCCGGCGGCGGCCGGAAGTGGCTGAAGAGATCGCTGTACATCGCGCTGGCCCTCGCCGTCGTCGGCGGCGGCCTGTACGGCGGCTATCGCTGGACCCAGACGCAGTACTACGTCGGCACCAAGGACGAGCACGTCGCGCTCTACCGCGGCATCGACCAGGACCTCGCCTGGGTGAGCCTGTCGAAGGTCGAGAAGGACCACCCCGAGATCGAACTCAAGTACCTGCCGCCGTACCAGCGCAAGCAGGTCGAGTCGACGATCCAGGAGGGCAACCTCGACGACGCGGAGAAGAAGATCGGCGAGCTGGGCCTGCAGGCGTCGGCGTGCAAGAAGGACGCCGAGCGGCGCGCGATCGAGCGGGAGAACCGCGAGAAGGAAAAGCGCGAGCGCGAGAAGAACGACAACGCCAAGCCCGGTGAGGGCGAGGCGGGCGGCCAGGAGGGCCAGCCCGACCCGGCCGACACCTCCAAGCCGGACTTCCGCAACGCGAGCTTCCGCGCCGCGGACGACCCGAGCACCAAGGACGACCAGTCCAAGTCCACCACCGCACCGACTCCCACACCCGGCCCCAGCCTCTCCCAGCAGGAGAAGGATCTGGTCCCGCAGTGCGGTAAGCAGTAA
- a CDS encoding acyl-protein synthase yields the protein MNPHLAPLDVPDGSALSAVQRLGDLSEPYLAPADTDALFTEALNEANAWHAERSPFFGRLWRSRPRTPLTTAADAADLPYLHANFLKQHEVLSIPREDVVLHLTSSGTTGQRSQMFFDTWSIRAGQRMVARIFDHYGWITPDQPVNYLVFGYEPAPGASRGTAFTTHYFCDFAPANSVFHALRHNGTDHSFDPFGCVDTLVRYAEEGLPVRMFGFPSFLYFTLRQLRARGVPPLRLPADSLVLLGGGWKGHADQQIGKQELHTLVEEQLGIPADRVRDGYGSVEHSVPYTECAHHRFHVPVWSRLLVRDVRTRQVLPYGERGYPHFLAPHMTSAPVHSVLMGDLVSLYPGSECGCGVDTPYFTIHGRAGTGKNRSCAVAAAELMKGAAA from the coding sequence GTGAATCCGCATCTGGCCCCCCTCGACGTCCCCGACGGATCCGCCCTGTCCGCCGTCCAGCGCCTGGGCGACCTCAGCGAGCCGTACCTGGCCCCCGCCGACACCGACGCCCTGTTCACCGAGGCCCTGAACGAGGCCAACGCCTGGCACGCGGAGCGCTCACCGTTCTTCGGCCGCCTGTGGCGGTCCCGGCCGCGTACGCCGCTGACGACCGCGGCCGACGCGGCGGACCTGCCCTATCTGCACGCCAACTTCCTCAAGCAGCACGAGGTGTTGTCGATCCCCCGCGAGGACGTGGTGCTGCACCTGACCTCGTCGGGCACCACGGGCCAGCGCTCACAGATGTTCTTCGACACCTGGTCGATCCGGGCCGGCCAGCGCATGGTCGCCCGCATCTTCGACCACTACGGCTGGATCACCCCCGACCAGCCGGTCAACTACCTCGTCTTCGGCTACGAACCGGCACCCGGCGCATCCCGCGGCACGGCGTTCACCACGCACTACTTCTGCGACTTCGCCCCGGCCAACAGCGTCTTCCACGCCCTGCGCCACAACGGCACCGACCACTCCTTCGACCCGTTCGGCTGCGTCGACACGCTGGTCCGCTACGCGGAAGAAGGGCTGCCGGTGCGCATGTTCGGCTTCCCCTCCTTCCTGTACTTCACCCTCAGGCAGCTCCGCGCGCGCGGCGTACCGCCCCTGCGGCTGCCCGCCGACTCCCTGGTGCTGCTCGGCGGCGGCTGGAAGGGCCACGCCGACCAGCAGATCGGCAAGCAGGAGCTGCACACGCTCGTCGAGGAGCAGTTGGGCATCCCGGCCGACCGGGTCAGGGACGGCTACGGCTCGGTCGAGCACAGTGTCCCCTACACCGAGTGCGCCCACCACCGCTTCCATGTGCCCGTCTGGTCACGGCTGCTCGTCCGCGACGTACGCACCCGGCAGGTGCTGCCGTACGGCGAGCGGGGCTATCCGCACTTCCTGGCCCCGCACATGACGTCGGCGCCGGTGCACAGCGTCCTGATGGGCGACCTGGTGTCCCTGTACCCGGGCTCGGAGTGCGGCTGCGGCGTCGACACCCCCTACTTCACCATCCACGGCCGGGCCGGCACCGGCAAGAACCGCAGCTGCGCCGTTGCCGCCGCCGAACTCATGAAGGGAGCAGCCGCGTGA
- a CDS encoding FHA domain-containing protein FhaB/FipA yields the protein MSELTLTVMRLGFLAVLWLFVIVAVQVIRSDLFGTRVTQRGSRREGGRQAARQQAAPPPQRQQSGGRQRRGAPTKLVVSEGTLTGTTVALQGQTISLGRAHDSTIVLDDDYASSRHARIYPDRDGQWIVEDLGSTNGTYLDRTRLTTPTPVPLGAPIRIGKTVIELRK from the coding sequence ATGTCAGAGCTGACCCTGACGGTCATGCGGCTGGGTTTCCTGGCCGTTCTGTGGCTGTTCGTGATCGTGGCCGTCCAGGTCATTCGCAGCGACCTGTTCGGTACGCGCGTCACCCAGCGCGGTTCGCGCCGTGAGGGCGGCCGCCAGGCGGCCCGCCAGCAGGCCGCGCCGCCGCCACAGCGCCAGCAGAGCGGCGGCCGCCAGCGTCGTGGCGCGCCCACCAAGCTGGTCGTCTCGGAGGGCACCCTGACGGGCACCACCGTCGCACTCCAGGGGCAGACGATCTCGCTGGGCCGGGCACACGATTCGACCATCGTGCTGGACGACGACTACGCCTCCAGCAGGCATGCCAGGATCTACCCGGACCGTGACGGCCAGTGGATCGTCGAGGATCTCGGGTCCACGAACGGCACGTATCTCGACCGGACCCGCCTGACCACTCCGACGCCCGTTCCGCTGGGCGCGCCGATCCGCATCGGCAAGACCGTCATCGAGCTGCGGAAGTAG
- a CDS encoding MFS transporter, producing MKNRPANGIHTRPNDERTRPNDVRTRPLLLRNGDFAKVWAAQVAAQGAFRMLQVGLVWWIVSHVAAERRGLATGLLMVLGTLPAALLVPVVARVLARRTSRTVLRGTTWIAATVAAALALWAALDTVPLAAVYPVALALAVCQAFFDPCIPTSVTALVEADDIENATAVTLATLSMAGLAGAFTAPLLVERTGLTGLVLACAAGYALSGTAAGLARFRPPQDPQDPPAPASAPPKRRLRDILTGLPLLRSILLCLAAVNLFSTAVFVIFPLYTKSVLHADATTFALLEAGLGVGTLLGALSGKYLTGRATSTGALCVTGFALALALPGVVAHQPVVIGCLVVAGWCVGAVGVRFVALFQRAVPAADKPGFFALMQAMIGATFPVASLVFGLLGDHLSPQTLCLIQAVGVLPAACALYALRGREHALTTAPAPSTAPPARTALLEGKA from the coding sequence GTGAAGAACCGCCCTGCGAACGGCATACACACCCGCCCGAACGACGAACGCACCCGCCCGAACGACGTGCGCACCCGCCCGCTCCTGCTGCGCAACGGCGACTTCGCCAAGGTGTGGGCGGCGCAGGTCGCGGCCCAGGGCGCCTTCCGCATGCTCCAGGTCGGCCTGGTGTGGTGGATCGTCAGCCATGTGGCCGCCGAACGACGCGGTCTCGCCACCGGCCTGCTCATGGTCCTCGGCACCCTGCCGGCCGCACTGCTCGTCCCCGTCGTCGCCCGGGTCCTCGCCCGCCGCACCAGCCGCACCGTGCTGCGCGGCACCACCTGGATCGCCGCCACGGTGGCCGCCGCACTGGCCCTCTGGGCCGCGCTGGACACGGTGCCCCTGGCCGCCGTCTACCCCGTCGCGCTGGCGCTCGCCGTCTGTCAGGCCTTCTTCGACCCGTGCATCCCCACGTCGGTCACCGCGCTCGTCGAGGCCGACGACATCGAGAACGCCACGGCGGTGACCCTGGCCACCCTGTCCATGGCCGGTCTCGCCGGTGCGTTCACCGCGCCCCTCCTCGTGGAGCGCACCGGTCTGACCGGACTCGTCCTGGCCTGCGCCGCCGGCTACGCGCTCTCCGGGACCGCGGCGGGCCTGGCCCGCTTCCGACCACCGCAGGACCCGCAGGACCCACCCGCGCCCGCCTCGGCTCCCCCGAAGCGCCGACTGCGCGACATCCTGACCGGCCTGCCGCTGCTGCGCTCGATCCTGCTGTGCCTGGCCGCGGTGAACCTCTTCTCGACCGCCGTCTTCGTGATCTTCCCGCTGTACACCAAGTCGGTGCTGCACGCCGACGCCACCACCTTCGCCCTGCTTGAGGCCGGGCTCGGCGTGGGCACCCTGCTCGGCGCGCTGAGCGGCAAGTACCTGACGGGGCGCGCCACGAGCACCGGGGCGCTGTGCGTCACCGGGTTCGCGCTCGCCCTGGCCCTGCCCGGCGTGGTCGCCCACCAGCCGGTCGTCATCGGCTGCCTGGTCGTGGCCGGGTGGTGCGTCGGAGCCGTCGGGGTGCGCTTCGTGGCGCTCTTCCAGCGTGCCGTGCCCGCGGCGGACAAGCCGGGCTTCTTCGCCCTCATGCAGGCCATGATCGGCGCCACGTTCCCCGTCGCCTCCCTGGTCTTCGGACTGCTCGGCGACCACCTCTCACCCCAGACGCTCTGTCTGATCCAGGCCGTCGGCGTGCTGCCCGCCGCCTGCGCGCTGTACGCGCTGCGCGGTCGCGAGCACGCCCTGACCACGGCCCCGGCCCCGTCCACGGCCCCACCCGCCCGAACCGCGCTCCTGGAAGGCAAGGCGTGA
- a CDS encoding acyl-CoA reductase, with amino-acid sequence MSELNHLWQGTWIDDAEAARRLPDLPDLVIDALRRPLGTDVVVEACDRLARVLSTADHPTRARLARLLDAAGRSAEETEAAFAVLTSFLGREGLERKLRAELGDVRPDRLTRPNPRRLTFETWAPVGLVVHVAPGNAPTVGALTVVEGLLSGNVNVVKVPGSDGLFTHELLAALADCDPTGLIRTYSVVLRFGSDRTDWLRLLCGAADAVAVWGGEAAVEGVAAHVPPGCRLVEWGHKISFAYLTAAAWARPDTLRALADDVCRMEQQACSSPQVIYLDTDDTDEVFAFADRFAPALSEASARIPAPHLGLAEQAEITNTEIVAELEEHLGLTRVTAAPDGSWRIIADTRPGLRASPLFRSVWVKPLPRERIPAVLRPMRRYLQTVGLAADRPDTAELTRTLFGAGALRVTAPGSQLDSYSGEPHDGVYALQRYSRRVSLQADERFATDGCLDDLTAPGPRLAAPEGPLTTKSDALAALDSVHPDHAQLHVRSGGSTSGPATWVYTWDDYDAQMRAAGEGLLAAGFDPRHDRAANLFMPGQMYGSFTSFFDILERLAATQIPYGVHADFQAVADALIRYRVNTLFGAPSYLLQLFAAEGERLRDHGHVEKVFYGGAHLTDAQRQVLHDEFGVKVVRSAIYGSNDLGPMGYQCDHAAGAVHHLFTTQLDLEILDRTADRPAPADEPGRLVFTPRTRLGQRLDRYETGDLGRWIPGDCACGRRTPRFELLGRYGDSARVGAFFISHQHLTRVAAEAFGYAGELQLILSEGLEQERLTIRLDRRHAPDPATARRHFLDHYGELRNAVEEARMADVEVHTIDSAHFERGATSGKLRNIIDRRPAATGRPAEPQPSR; translated from the coding sequence GTGAGCGAGCTGAACCACCTGTGGCAGGGAACCTGGATCGACGACGCCGAGGCGGCCCGCCGCCTTCCGGATCTGCCGGACCTCGTGATCGACGCCCTGCGCCGGCCGCTCGGCACCGACGTCGTGGTCGAGGCCTGCGACCGGCTCGCCCGCGTCCTGAGCACCGCGGACCATCCGACCCGGGCCAGACTCGCCCGACTCCTCGACGCCGCGGGCAGGTCCGCCGAGGAGACGGAGGCGGCCTTCGCCGTCCTGACCTCGTTCCTGGGCCGGGAAGGCCTGGAGCGCAAACTGCGCGCCGAACTCGGCGACGTACGCCCCGACCGGCTCACCCGCCCCAACCCCCGCCGGCTCACCTTCGAGACCTGGGCGCCGGTCGGCCTGGTGGTCCACGTCGCGCCGGGCAACGCGCCCACCGTCGGCGCCCTGACCGTCGTCGAGGGCCTGCTGTCCGGCAACGTCAACGTGGTGAAGGTCCCCGGCTCGGACGGGCTGTTCACCCACGAGCTCCTTGCCGCGCTCGCCGACTGCGACCCCACCGGGCTGATCAGGACGTACTCGGTCGTGCTGCGCTTCGGCTCCGACCGCACCGACTGGCTGCGCCTGCTGTGCGGGGCGGCCGACGCGGTGGCCGTGTGGGGAGGCGAGGCCGCGGTCGAGGGGGTGGCCGCCCACGTGCCACCCGGCTGCCGCCTCGTGGAATGGGGCCACAAGATCTCCTTCGCGTATCTGACCGCCGCCGCCTGGGCGCGGCCCGACACGTTGCGGGCGCTCGCCGACGACGTGTGCCGGATGGAACAGCAGGCCTGCTCCAGCCCGCAGGTGATCTATCTCGACACCGACGACACCGACGAGGTGTTCGCCTTCGCCGACCGCTTCGCCCCCGCCCTGTCCGAGGCCTCCGCCCGCATACCCGCGCCCCACCTGGGCCTCGCCGAACAGGCCGAGATCACCAACACCGAGATCGTGGCCGAACTGGAGGAACACCTCGGCCTGACCCGGGTGACCGCCGCCCCCGACGGCTCCTGGCGGATCATCGCCGACACCCGCCCCGGACTGCGTGCCTCGCCCCTGTTCCGCAGCGTGTGGGTCAAGCCCCTGCCCCGCGAGCGCATCCCGGCCGTCCTGCGGCCCATGCGCCGCTACCTCCAGACCGTGGGCCTGGCCGCCGACCGACCCGACACCGCCGAGCTCACCAGGACGCTCTTCGGCGCGGGCGCCCTGCGCGTCACCGCCCCCGGCAGCCAGCTGGACAGCTACTCCGGCGAGCCTCACGACGGTGTGTACGCCCTGCAGCGCTACAGCCGCCGCGTCAGCCTCCAGGCGGACGAACGCTTCGCCACCGACGGCTGCCTCGACGACCTGACCGCCCCTGGCCCGCGCCTTGCCGCCCCCGAGGGGCCCCTGACGACCAAGTCCGACGCCCTCGCCGCCCTCGACTCCGTCCACCCCGACCACGCGCAGCTCCACGTCCGCAGCGGCGGCAGCACCAGCGGCCCCGCGACCTGGGTCTACACCTGGGACGACTACGACGCCCAGATGCGCGCCGCCGGTGAGGGGCTGCTCGCGGCGGGCTTCGACCCCCGCCACGACCGGGCGGCCAACCTCTTCATGCCCGGCCAGATGTACGGCAGCTTCACCAGCTTCTTCGACATCCTGGAACGCCTGGCCGCCACCCAGATCCCCTACGGGGTCCACGCCGACTTCCAGGCGGTGGCCGACGCGCTGATCCGCTACCGGGTCAACACCCTGTTCGGAGCCCCCTCCTATCTGCTCCAGCTCTTCGCCGCCGAGGGCGAGCGGCTGCGCGACCACGGCCACGTCGAGAAGGTCTTCTACGGCGGCGCCCACCTCACGGACGCCCAACGACAGGTCCTGCACGACGAATTCGGCGTCAAGGTGGTCCGCTCCGCGATCTACGGCAGCAACGACCTCGGGCCCATGGGCTACCAGTGCGACCACGCCGCCGGGGCCGTCCACCACCTCTTCACCACCCAGCTCGACCTGGAGATCCTCGACCGCACGGCGGACCGCCCCGCCCCCGCGGACGAACCGGGACGCCTGGTCTTCACCCCCAGGACCCGCCTCGGCCAGCGACTCGACCGCTACGAGACCGGCGACCTGGGCCGCTGGATCCCCGGCGACTGCGCCTGCGGCAGGCGCACGCCGCGCTTCGAACTGCTGGGCCGCTACGGCGACAGCGCGCGCGTCGGCGCCTTCTTCATCAGCCACCAGCACCTGACCCGAGTGGCCGCCGAGGCCTTCGGATACGCGGGCGAACTCCAGCTGATCCTCTCCGAGGGCCTGGAGCAGGAGCGGCTGACGATCCGCCTGGACCGCCGCCACGCACCGGACCCCGCCACCGCCCGTCGGCACTTCCTCGATCACTACGGCGAACTGCGCAACGCCGTCGAGGAGGCCCGCATGGCCGACGTCGAGGTCCACACCATCGACAGCGCCCACTTCGAACGCGGCGCCACCAGTGGAAAGCTCCGCAACATCATCGACCGCCGCCCCGCGGCGACCGGCCGCCCCGCCGAACCACAGCCGAGCCGATAG
- a CDS encoding phenylacetate--CoA ligase family protein → MPVPSLGELVSFARERSPYYQELYAGLPRGVDELTALPVVDHTAFWAANTLRDNRVLTGPLTDASVFKTGGTTGAPKFSCYARAEWREFVTAYGRGMTAAGLRPDHRVVNAFYAGELYSSFLFTHMSLEQAPVNNVRLPVSGSASPEYTAAVVEDFGAQVLATLPTKLCQLADHLLSRGRTLPGVELLLFAGEAFFDDQRPLLARAFPHARIQSLGCASVDAGLLGEPVVGDDPLLHRPYHPETLVEILDEDTDEPITEPGRAGRLVVTALTRRLMPVIRYPVGDRAAWSERADGTFRLAGRSGEGARVSGVTLYTADVRQIIAACDTEGRVTGAQLVARRRDGRDLLTLRLATARHEHPPAALGEAITAAIRADRPEYDQFVAADQLHPLEVEWCAHRDLLVNPRSGKLIGVVDERVAS, encoded by the coding sequence ATGCCTGTCCCGTCGCTCGGCGAGTTGGTGTCCTTCGCCCGAGAACGCTCGCCCTACTACCAGGAGCTGTACGCAGGCCTGCCCCGAGGAGTGGACGAGCTCACGGCCCTGCCCGTGGTGGACCACACCGCCTTCTGGGCGGCCAACACCCTGCGCGACAACCGCGTACTGACGGGGCCGCTGACCGACGCCTCGGTCTTCAAGACCGGCGGCACGACCGGAGCGCCGAAGTTCTCCTGCTACGCGCGAGCGGAGTGGCGGGAGTTCGTCACCGCGTACGGACGCGGCATGACCGCCGCGGGGCTGCGCCCGGACCACCGGGTCGTCAACGCGTTCTACGCGGGAGAGCTGTACTCCAGCTTCCTGTTCACGCACATGTCCCTGGAGCAGGCGCCGGTGAACAACGTGCGACTGCCCGTCAGCGGAAGCGCCTCGCCCGAGTACACCGCGGCGGTCGTCGAGGACTTCGGCGCCCAGGTCCTGGCCACCCTCCCGACCAAGCTGTGCCAACTGGCCGACCACCTGCTGTCCCGGGGCCGCACCCTGCCGGGCGTCGAGCTGCTGCTGTTCGCCGGCGAGGCCTTCTTCGACGACCAACGCCCGCTGCTGGCCAGGGCGTTCCCCCACGCCCGCATCCAGTCCCTCGGGTGCGCCAGCGTGGACGCGGGTCTGCTCGGCGAACCCGTCGTCGGCGACGACCCGCTGCTGCACCGCCCCTACCACCCCGAGACGCTCGTCGAGATCCTCGACGAGGACACCGACGAGCCGATCACTGAACCCGGCCGCGCGGGCCGTCTCGTCGTCACCGCCCTGACCCGCCGCCTCATGCCCGTCATCCGCTACCCGGTCGGCGACCGGGCCGCCTGGAGCGAGCGCGCGGACGGCACCTTCCGGCTCGCGGGCCGCTCCGGCGAAGGGGCCCGGGTCAGCGGCGTGACCCTGTACACCGCCGACGTGCGCCAGATCATCGCCGCCTGCGACACCGAGGGCCGGGTCACCGGAGCGCAGCTGGTCGCCCGCCGCCGCGACGGGCGCGACCTGCTGACGCTGCGCCTGGCCACGGCCCGGCACGAGCACCCCCCGGCGGCACTGGGCGAGGCCATCACCGCCGCAATCCGCGCGGACCGCCCGGAGTACGACCAGTTCGTCGCGGCCGATCAGCTGCACCCGCTGGAGGTGGAGTGGTGCGCCCACCGCGACCTCTTGGTCAACCCCCGCTCCGGCAAGCTCATCGGCGTCGTGGACGAGCGGGTGGCCTCGTGA